Proteins encoded by one window of Armatimonadota bacterium:
- a CDS encoding DUF3291 domain-containing protein, with the protein MARLAFMTMGELREPYGHPTVQGFFDRIADVFADVETSDGFIDRSRRDTMLDQHGWGEVVCPKCFQPVDDLLMLPSTLSLWTDLESVIAYAYRGPHGEAMSKRREWFKDRNAPTYVAWWVADGHTPDWNEAGDRIDHLHENGSTAFAFDFKAPFDADGRPMEIDKAKINAKRALNASRGG; encoded by the coding sequence ATGGCAAGACTTGCGTTCATGACGATGGGAGAACTCCGGGAGCCCTACGGCCACCCGACCGTTCAGGGCTTCTTCGACCGCATCGCGGACGTCTTCGCCGATGTCGAGACCAGCGACGGATTCATCGACCGGTCGCGCCGCGACACGATGCTGGACCAACACGGCTGGGGCGAGGTCGTTTGCCCCAAGTGCTTTCAGCCCGTCGACGACCTGCTCATGCTTCCCTCAACCCTTTCCCTTTGGACCGATCTTGAGTCTGTAATCGCCTACGCCTATCGCGGGCCACACGGCGAAGCGATGTCCAAGCGGCGGGAGTGGTTCAAGGACCGCAATGCGCCCACGTATGTCGCCTGGTGGGTCGCGGACGGCCACACTCCCGATTGGAACGAGGCCGGCGACCGAATCGACCACCTTCATGAGAACGGCTCCACGGCGTTCGCCTTTGATTTCAAGGCGCCCTTCGACGCCGATGGCCGTCCCATGGAAATCGACAAGGCCAAGATTAACGCCAAACGCGCCCTCAACGCCTCGCGCGGCGGGTAG
- the crcB gene encoding fluoride efflux transporter CrcB, with protein MDAYSRILAIGSGAFVGANARYWLGGWVQERTGTVFPWGTLLVNISGSLLIGLAMGLALEQNWALGWRLFLVVGVLGGYTTFSAFAYETVQLLSEGNLASAFGHMAGSLVSTVLAAWLGLALARALVGG; from the coding sequence ATGGACGCCTATTCCAGGATCCTCGCGATAGGTTCTGGAGCCTTCGTGGGCGCCAACGCGCGCTATTGGCTCGGCGGCTGGGTGCAAGAGCGCACGGGCACGGTTTTCCCCTGGGGCACGCTTCTTGTCAACATCTCGGGGTCTCTGCTCATTGGGCTGGCGATGGGTTTGGCGCTGGAGCAGAACTGGGCACTAGGTTGGCGGCTGTTTCTCGTTGTGGGTGTTTTGGGCGGCTACACCACCTTCTCCGCGTTTGCCTACGAAACGGTGCAACTCCTTTCCGAGGGAAACTTGGCGTCCGCCTTCGGCCATATGGCCGGGAGTCTCGTGTCCACAGTGTTGGCGGCCTGGCTGGGCCTGGCGCTGGCGCGAGCGCTTGTTGGGGGGTAG
- a CDS encoding UbiX family flavin prenyltransferase: MSTGKLVVGVTGASGAIYAQRFLKQAARHYSEIFLILSRQAPLVAETELRVPIDLENFSTGAWLGENLPNLHLLDDKDYFTPPASGSFRHDGMVIIPCSMGTAGRIANGISADLMTRAADVCLKEGRKLIVVPREMPWNLIHLRNFTQLAEAGATILPASPSWYHQPKTLEDLADTVVARVLQCLGIEQRILTQWMAED, from the coding sequence ATGTCCACGGGCAAGCTGGTCGTCGGAGTCACAGGAGCAAGCGGAGCCATCTACGCTCAGCGCTTTCTCAAACAGGCCGCGCGGCACTACTCGGAGATCTTCCTCATCCTCAGCCGACAAGCGCCGCTCGTGGCTGAGACTGAGCTGCGCGTCCCGATCGATCTGGAGAACTTCTCGACGGGCGCCTGGCTTGGCGAGAACCTGCCCAACCTCCACTTGCTCGACGACAAGGACTATTTCACGCCCCCGGCAAGCGGATCTTTCCGGCATGACGGGATGGTGATCATCCCCTGCTCCATGGGCACGGCAGGACGCATCGCCAACGGCATCAGCGCCGACCTGATGACCCGCGCCGCCGACGTCTGCCTCAAAGAGGGCCGCAAGCTGATCGTGGTCCCGCGCGAAATGCCATGGAACCTGATCCATCTCCGCAATTTCACGCAACTCGCAGAGGCCGGCGCGACCATTCTGCCCGCGAGCCCCTCCTGGTACCACCAGCCCAAGACCCTTGAAGACCTTGCCGACACCGTCGTGGCCCGGGTGCTTCAATGCCTCGGAATCGAGCAAAGGATCCTGACGCAGTGGATGGCGGAGGACTGA
- a CDS encoding NAD-dependent epimerase/dehydratase family protein, whose product MRILILGGTKFLGRHIVEAALATGHQITLFHRGQTGADLFAGQVERILGDWTEHVRGLAGKNWDAVVYTGGYVPRVVQETARFIKDEGIANAFLFISSISVYDKPSAGADESWPVATLENTAIEEITGDTYGPLKAMCEDTVREVFPQTSIIARPGLIVGPHDPTDRFTYWPCRMAEGGDVLVPGRKSQPVQIIDVRDLAAWCVGALEQGCAGTYNLTGPAEPYQLGPLLETIRDTTKAKAELQWVDPAKLAEWEVQPWIQLPLYLGLESGDDGMMAVSIQRAVESGLRLRPIEETTRDTLAWAHSRPQPHEWRAGLTKEREQELLSLWWS is encoded by the coding sequence GTGCGTATCCTCATCCTCGGCGGGACCAAGTTCCTCGGCAGACACATCGTCGAAGCCGCACTGGCCACCGGCCACCAGATCACCCTCTTTCATCGTGGCCAGACCGGAGCGGACCTCTTCGCGGGCCAGGTCGAACGCATCCTTGGCGATTGGACCGAGCACGTCCGGGGCCTGGCCGGAAAGAACTGGGATGCCGTTGTCTACACCGGCGGCTACGTGCCCCGAGTCGTACAAGAAACGGCGAGGTTCATCAAGGACGAAGGCATCGCTAACGCGTTCCTCTTCATCTCCTCGATTTCGGTCTACGACAAGCCTTCCGCCGGCGCCGACGAAAGCTGGCCCGTTGCAACACTTGAAAACACCGCAATCGAAGAGATCACGGGCGACACCTATGGACCGCTAAAGGCCATGTGCGAGGACACCGTGCGTGAGGTCTTCCCGCAGACCTCCATCATCGCCCGCCCAGGGCTCATCGTCGGCCCCCACGACCCCACCGACCGCTTCACCTATTGGCCCTGCCGCATGGCCGAAGGTGGCGATGTGCTTGTTCCGGGGCGAAAGAGCCAGCCCGTCCAGATCATCGACGTTCGCGATTTGGCCGCATGGTGTGTCGGAGCGCTGGAGCAAGGATGCGCAGGGACTTACAATCTGACGGGCCCTGCGGAACCCTATCAGTTGGGGCCGCTGCTCGAAACGATCCGTGACACCACAAAGGCCAAAGCCGAGCTCCAGTGGGTCGATCCTGCGAAGCTCGCCGAATGGGAGGTCCAGCCTTGGATCCAGTTGCCCCTCTACCTGGGGCTGGAGTCAGGGGACGATGGCATGATGGCCGTCTCCATCCAAAGGGCCGTGGAGTCTGGTCTCAGGCTGCGGCCAATAGAGGAAACCACACGGGATACGTTGGCTTGGGCGCATTCCCGTCCTCAACCCCACGAATGGCGAGCGGGCCTTACCAAGGAACGTGAGCAAGAGCTTCTCAGCCTCTGGTGGTCGTGA
- a CDS encoding glycoside hydrolase family 127 protein — MIPMILATVAVSAPETVTAQDFLKTGNPNDFYANQRAPLTPSPLQKLPTGSVKAAGWLKTQLDLQRDGFAGRLPEISKFLDLKNNAWMGTGTQDRAGWEELPYWLKGQVSLAYVTGDKKLIAQIQPCIDAVLKSQEPSGWFGPDTNRDTKLGTPDLWPNMLMQMVLQTYQEATGDPRVVPFMLRYCDYLLSLEPKELIDPRHYWHHQRVGDQLASLVWLYNRTGEKKILDLAARLHKAGARWDLGVANHHGVNFAQAFREPATFGLFSGKYSDWQATEKDLKAFRDEFGQSPGGMYGADENARKGKTDPRQAAETCAVVEMMFSHELLFQYSGGDPQWADHAEDVTFNWLPATMTPDLKALRYLTSPNLAVSDAPSKSPGVENGGPMFLMDPNDHRCCQHNTGMGWPYFTEHLWFATDGNGLLAGIYAPNKVTAKVGPGVKVTIAEDTNYPFEETIRFKVDPAKPVRFPLSLRVPGWCKSASVKLNGKKQRVKPKASQFVQIDRTWKKGDVVELSLPMQVRTETWSQRPGTLSVYRGPLAYSLKIAEETKRVPRRNGWDAFEILPKSAWNYGLAPKPTFTFASKPAPKSGQIWEAARVPVSLTTQARRIPEWGLDHFGLVGVLQKSPARSLEKPETITLIPMGAARLRITVFPTATPTGNKWVGQQKPRPPLPTTYSHVFRGDSAGALSDGLEPRNSHDEEIPRFTWWDHKGTEEWVAYQFEAPRAFLSSRVYWFDDAAIKGECRVPESWKIQAKVNGEWVDVHAPAGFPVKKDAWSEVRFDTVVTAELRLVVMLKPGFSGGILEWELR, encoded by the coding sequence GTGATCCCCATGATCCTTGCAACCGTTGCCGTCAGCGCGCCGGAGACAGTCACCGCGCAAGACTTCCTCAAGACGGGAAACCCCAACGACTTCTATGCGAACCAAAGGGCCCCCCTCACGCCTAGTCCCCTTCAGAAGCTCCCGACCGGGTCGGTGAAGGCCGCGGGCTGGCTGAAGACTCAGCTCGACCTCCAGCGCGACGGCTTCGCGGGAAGGCTCCCGGAGATCAGCAAGTTTCTGGACCTTAAGAACAACGCCTGGATGGGCACGGGAACGCAGGACCGCGCAGGTTGGGAAGAGTTGCCCTATTGGCTGAAAGGGCAAGTCTCGCTGGCCTATGTGACGGGCGACAAGAAGCTGATCGCCCAGATTCAGCCCTGCATCGACGCGGTGCTGAAGAGCCAAGAGCCGAGCGGCTGGTTCGGCCCGGACACCAACCGCGACACCAAGCTGGGGACGCCGGACCTGTGGCCGAACATGCTCATGCAGATGGTCCTGCAGACCTACCAAGAGGCCACCGGGGACCCGCGCGTGGTTCCGTTCATGCTCCGGTACTGCGATTACCTTTTGTCCTTGGAGCCCAAAGAACTGATCGACCCGCGTCACTATTGGCATCATCAGCGGGTCGGCGACCAGTTGGCGAGCCTGGTCTGGCTCTACAACCGGACCGGCGAAAAGAAGATCCTCGACCTTGCCGCGCGGCTCCATAAGGCTGGCGCTCGGTGGGACCTCGGCGTCGCCAATCATCACGGGGTGAACTTTGCGCAGGCCTTCCGGGAGCCGGCGACTTTTGGGCTGTTTTCGGGCAAGTATTCGGATTGGCAAGCTACCGAGAAGGACCTGAAGGCGTTTCGCGACGAGTTCGGGCAGTCTCCCGGTGGGATGTACGGCGCCGACGAGAACGCACGCAAAGGCAAGACCGACCCCCGTCAGGCCGCCGAGACCTGCGCGGTCGTCGAGATGATGTTCTCCCATGAGCTGCTGTTTCAGTACAGCGGGGGCGACCCGCAGTGGGCCGATCACGCCGAAGATGTCACGTTCAACTGGCTGCCCGCGACGATGACCCCCGACCTCAAAGCCCTGCGCTATCTCACCTCGCCAAACTTGGCGGTTTCGGACGCCCCAAGCAAGAGTCCGGGCGTGGAGAACGGCGGGCCGATGTTCCTCATGGACCCGAACGACCACCGCTGCTGCCAGCACAACACGGGAATGGGCTGGCCCTATTTCACCGAGCACCTCTGGTTCGCCACCGACGGCAACGGTCTTCTGGCGGGCATCTATGCGCCGAACAAGGTCACGGCGAAGGTTGGGCCCGGAGTCAAGGTCACGATCGCTGAAGACACGAACTACCCGTTCGAGGAGACGATCCGGTTCAAGGTCGATCCGGCGAAGCCGGTTCGCTTCCCACTTTCCCTGCGTGTGCCTGGTTGGTGCAAGTCGGCCAGCGTTAAGTTGAACGGCAAGAAGCAGAGGGTGAAGCCCAAGGCAAGTCAGTTCGTCCAGATCGATCGAACCTGGAAGAAGGGCGACGTGGTCGAGCTGAGCCTGCCGATGCAGGTTAGGACCGAGACCTGGAGCCAGCGACCCGGCACGCTCAGCGTGTATCGCGGACCGTTGGCCTATTCGCTCAAGATCGCCGAGGAGACCAAGCGCGTGCCGAGACGCAATGGCTGGGACGCGTTCGAAATCCTGCCGAAGTCGGCCTGGAACTATGGATTAGCGCCGAAGCCCACGTTCACTTTCGCTTCGAAGCCAGCCCCGAAGTCTGGGCAAATATGGGAAGCCGCTCGCGTGCCCGTGAGCCTCACCACCCAGGCAAGGCGCATCCCCGAGTGGGGGCTGGACCATTTCGGGCTCGTCGGCGTGCTGCAGAAGAGCCCGGCCCGTTCTCTTGAAAAACCCGAGACGATCACCCTGATCCCGATGGGGGCCGCGCGCTTGAGGATCACGGTGTTCCCCACGGCGACGCCGACCGGCAACAAATGGGTCGGCCAACAGAAGCCTCGCCCGCCGTTGCCGACGACCTATTCCCACGTGTTTCGCGGCGACTCTGCGGGGGCGCTCAGCGACGGGCTCGAACCCAGAAATTCGCACGATGAGGAGATTCCCAGGTTCACCTGGTGGGACCACAAGGGAACCGAGGAGTGGGTGGCCTACCAGTTCGAGGCGCCCCGCGCTTTTCTGAGCAGCAGGGTGTATTGGTTCGACGACGCGGCGATCAAGGGCGAATGCCGAGTGCCGGAGAGCTGGAAAATCCAGGCCAAGGTGAACGGCGAATGGGTGGACGTGCACGCCCCGGCGGGCTTTCCGGTGAAGAAAGACGCCTGGAGCGAGGTCCGCTTCGATACGGTGGTGACGGCGGAACTCCGGCTAGTCGTCATGCTGAAGCCTGGGTTCTCAGGCGGAATTTTGGAGTGGGAGTTGCGGTAG
- the gyrA gene encoding DNA gyrase subunit A gives MAENDPHLAYINVNDELARSYVNYAMSVIIARALPDVRDGLKPVQRRILYAMRTLNLTPENPHTKCAKVAGETQANYHPHGQEVIYPTLVRLGQSWSMRYPLVDGQGNFGSVDGDEPAAMRYTECRLTRLAMEMLEDLDRETVDWMTTYLQGDLLEPTSLPGKFPNLLCNGAQGIAVGMATSMPPHNLREVCNAILRRIENPSCTLEDLMEDVQGPDFPTYGIIMGTQGLRNCYTTGRGSIVMQAKTMIEPAEMGKSKIVITELPYQVNKTNLVKSIAEIGKLRKFDGITDVQDYSDKRGMRVEVDLRRDVNPNKALNYLLKHTNLRTTFGATMLSLVDGAPRVAPLDLIIDEYIRHRRDVIERRTRYELYRALEEVHLNEGFQIARRFLDEVIATIRAAEDVGVARAELVRKFELSPFQANAILNMPLRQLTKLSQQELENRYKEALLKVQNLMDILTDPIRLTGVMRDEVTAMRDKFGDDRRTKIITREAGDFSEEDLIPEEEVIISISRDNYIKRVSLDAYREQKRGGKGLKNVMKSEDEPAHLFQVNTHHFILFFTDRGRVYKLRAYDLPESGRYAKGMPVINYIQILGSERVTATVSVKDIKSDGYLTMITRMGEIKRTEMAKFENIRSNGLMAFDIEEGDDLNWVLKTRGNEDVLLVTREGQSIRFPETAARGRGRAAGGVRAVRFKNDEDHVVSAHIVRPGAYLLVIGEHGFGKLTDLEEYRVQGRGGSGILTMNVTDKTGKIVTGKVVDLDDKLLVMTTLGQSIRCPVKDIRVTGRIAQGVKIINLKDADTVKSVARVVKDADDGDLEISPEPEE, from the coding sequence GTGGCTGAAAACGATCCCCATTTGGCATATATCAACGTCAACGACGAGCTTGCGAGAAGCTATGTCAACTACGCGATGTCGGTCATCATCGCGCGCGCCCTGCCGGACGTTCGCGACGGACTAAAGCCAGTCCAGCGCCGCATCCTTTACGCGATGCGTACCCTGAATCTGACTCCCGAGAACCCGCACACCAAGTGCGCCAAGGTGGCCGGCGAAACCCAGGCGAACTACCACCCGCACGGCCAAGAAGTCATCTATCCCACGCTCGTCCGCCTCGGGCAGAGTTGGTCCATGCGCTACCCGCTGGTCGATGGCCAGGGCAACTTCGGTTCCGTCGATGGGGACGAGCCCGCCGCGATGCGTTATACGGAATGCCGCCTGACGCGACTCGCCATGGAGATGCTCGAGGACCTCGACCGCGAGACGGTCGACTGGATGACCACGTACCTCCAAGGCGACCTCCTGGAGCCAACTTCGCTTCCGGGCAAGTTCCCAAACCTCCTGTGCAACGGCGCGCAGGGCATCGCCGTCGGTATGGCCACCAGCATGCCGCCGCACAACCTGCGCGAGGTATGCAACGCGATCCTGCGACGTATCGAGAATCCAAGCTGTACGCTTGAGGATCTGATGGAAGACGTCCAGGGGCCCGATTTCCCGACCTACGGGATCATCATGGGCACACAGGGACTCAGGAACTGCTACACCACCGGGCGTGGCAGCATCGTGATGCAGGCCAAGACGATGATCGAGCCCGCCGAGATGGGCAAGTCCAAGATCGTCATCACCGAGCTGCCCTATCAGGTCAACAAGACCAACCTGGTCAAGAGCATCGCCGAGATTGGCAAGCTGCGCAAATTCGACGGCATCACCGACGTTCAGGACTACTCGGACAAGCGAGGCATGCGCGTCGAGGTGGACCTGCGCCGCGATGTGAACCCGAACAAGGCGCTGAACTACCTTCTCAAACACACGAACCTGCGCACCACCTTTGGCGCGACGATGCTCTCGCTCGTGGACGGCGCTCCCCGCGTGGCGCCGCTCGACCTCATCATCGACGAGTACATCCGGCATCGTCGAGATGTGATTGAGCGCCGGACCCGGTATGAGCTTTACCGCGCGCTCGAAGAGGTGCACCTCAACGAGGGCTTCCAGATCGCGAGGCGGTTCCTCGACGAAGTTATCGCCACGATCCGCGCCGCCGAAGACGTGGGTGTGGCTCGCGCGGAACTGGTCCGAAAGTTCGAGCTTTCGCCGTTCCAGGCCAACGCGATCCTCAACATGCCGCTGCGCCAGCTTACCAAGCTCTCTCAGCAAGAGCTGGAGAACCGCTACAAGGAGGCGTTGCTCAAGGTCCAAAACCTGATGGACATCCTAACGGACCCGATCCGATTGACCGGCGTCATGAGGGACGAGGTCACGGCGATGCGCGACAAGTTCGGGGACGACCGCCGAACCAAGATCATCACGCGCGAAGCCGGCGACTTCAGCGAAGAAGACCTCATTCCCGAAGAAGAGGTCATCATCTCGATCTCGCGCGACAACTACATCAAGCGCGTGAGCCTCGACGCCTATCGCGAGCAGAAGCGTGGCGGAAAGGGCCTGAAGAACGTGATGAAGTCCGAGGATGAGCCGGCGCACCTGTTCCAGGTGAACACCCACCATTTCATCCTCTTCTTCACGGACCGGGGCCGCGTTTACAAGCTCCGGGCTTACGACCTGCCCGAGAGCGGCCGCTACGCCAAGGGCATGCCCGTCATCAACTACATCCAGATTCTGGGCAGCGAGCGCGTAACCGCGACCGTGAGCGTGAAGGACATCAAGAGCGACGGCTACCTGACGATGATCACGCGCATGGGCGAGATCAAACGCACCGAGATGGCCAAGTTCGAGAACATCCGCTCGAACGGCCTCATGGCGTTCGATATCGAAGAGGGCGACGATCTGAACTGGGTGCTCAAGACCCGCGGCAACGAGGACGTGTTGCTGGTGACGCGCGAAGGGCAGTCGATCCGGTTCCCGGAGACGGCAGCGCGCGGCAGGGGTCGCGCCGCCGGCGGCGTACGAGCCGTTCGCTTCAAAAACGACGAGGACCACGTGGTTTCCGCGCACATCGTTCGCCCTGGCGCTTACCTGCTGGTCATCGGCGAGCACGGGTTCGGAAAGTTGACGGACCTGGAGGAATACCGCGTCCAGGGCCGTGGCGGCTCGGGCATCTTGACGATGAACGTCACCGACAAGACGGGCAAAATCGTCACGGGCAAGGTCGTGGACCTGGATGACAAGCTCTTGGTGATGACGACTCTCGGCCAGTCGATCCGTTGCCCAGTGAAGGATATTCGTGTCACCGGACGCATCGCTCAGGGCGTGAAGATCATCAACCTGAAGGACGCCGACACCGTGAAGTCCGTTGCCCGAGTGGTGAAAGACGCCGACGACGGCGACCTGGAGATCAGTCCGGAGCCCGAAGAATAG
- a CDS encoding esterase — MLSPLLFILCSVPQQGGRIVSPEVHPDRTVTFRLRAPNAQRVDLSIEGSASALMVKDENGVWSFTTKAMTPDIYGYSFSVDGTATLDPNNIEVKPNLFWASNMVTVPGNPPEVWEVQNVPHGKLHRHFYRSEVVGDQRDYFVYTPPGYSASGPKLPVLVLLHGYSDTAVGWTEVGKAHVILDNLIAQKKAKPMLVVMTLGYGVPDFSNPGTAGYRKPLDFRRSYAGYRDALFKEVLPTVEKDYRVQPGKASRAIAGLSMGGSESLLVGLNALDRFAYVGSFSAGGLVQSHDANFPGLKAEEANKLKLLYVRCGTDDGLIGANRGLRDWLVGKGVKLEYGETGGGHVWMLWRRNLAEFAGRLFQ, encoded by the coding sequence ATGCTAAGTCCGCTGCTGTTCATTCTCTGCTCTGTTCCACAGCAAGGCGGAAGGATCGTCTCGCCGGAGGTGCATCCCGACCGCACCGTGACCTTCCGGCTCCGAGCGCCGAACGCCCAGCGGGTGGACCTCTCGATCGAAGGCTCGGCAAGCGCTCTCATGGTGAAGGACGAGAACGGGGTTTGGAGCTTTACCACCAAAGCGATGACCCCGGACATCTATGGATACAGCTTCTCCGTGGACGGCACCGCCACGCTCGACCCGAACAACATCGAGGTCAAGCCGAACCTCTTCTGGGCGAGCAACATGGTCACCGTCCCTGGAAATCCGCCGGAGGTTTGGGAGGTCCAGAACGTGCCCCACGGCAAGCTGCACCGCCACTTCTATCGGTCCGAAGTCGTCGGCGATCAACGCGATTACTTCGTCTACACGCCGCCCGGCTATTCGGCATCGGGACCGAAACTGCCGGTTCTTGTGCTGCTTCATGGGTATTCAGACACGGCCGTTGGGTGGACGGAGGTCGGGAAGGCGCACGTCATCCTGGACAACCTGATCGCGCAGAAGAAGGCCAAACCGATGCTGGTTGTGATGACGCTGGGCTATGGTGTCCCAGACTTCTCCAACCCCGGCACGGCCGGTTATCGAAAGCCCTTGGACTTCAGAAGGAGCTATGCCGGCTACCGGGATGCGCTCTTCAAAGAGGTTCTTCCAACGGTGGAGAAGGACTACCGGGTGCAGCCCGGCAAGGCTTCCCGGGCCATCGCCGGGCTCTCGATGGGGGGCTCGGAGAGCTTGCTGGTGGGGCTGAATGCGCTCGACCGGTTTGCGTATGTGGGCTCGTTCAGCGCAGGGGGGCTCGTCCAATCTCACGACGCCAACTTCCCGGGCCTCAAGGCGGAGGAAGCCAACAAACTCAAGCTGCTCTATGTTCGTTGCGGAACCGACGACGGCCTGATCGGGGCGAATCGCGGGCTGCGGGACTGGCTCGTGGGCAAGGGTGTGAAGCTGGAATACGGCGAGACCGGCGGCGGGCATGTGTGGATGCTTTGGCGGCGGAATCTGGCGGAATTTGCCGGCCGGTTGTTTCAGTAG